GAAACGGCATAAGTCAGGGACAGCGCCAGCGAATGCTGATTGCACGTGCTGTTTATAAGAATCCTGAATTTATATTCCTTGATGAAGCGACAAATGCACTTGATGCAAATAACGAGAAGGAGATAATGAAGCACCTGCATGAGTTTTATAAGGGACGAACAGTTATAGTGGTTGCGCACAGGCTGAGCACTGTAAGAGATGCCGACAAGATTGTTGTTCTTGACGAAGGTAAAGTGGCTGAGGAGGGTACTCATGAAGAACTTACAAGGCTAAGAGGCAAATATTATGAACTGGTAAAGAATCAGCTTGAACTTGGTAATTAGTCTGAAAGTATGGAAAAAGAGGATAAGAAATATAAACCAATAGAGCTTCGCTGTGAAGAAGTACAAGAGATAATGAACAAGGTCTCTCCATGGATATTGAGAAGCGGAATTACATTGCTGTTTTTGATTGTAACTATGCTATTGATCGGAAGTTGGTTCTTTAAATATCCTGATGTTATTCAGGCTGAAATAACGGTGACATCGCAAGAGCCCCCTGCCGGTGTTATTGCCCGCTCTGCGGGAAAGATTGATGAGATCTATGTAGTTAACAGCAGTGAGGTAAGAAAAGGTGAGCCATTGGCTGTAATTAATAACCCTGCTGATACAGATGATATGCTTACTCTTTTGATGAATATGGAACTCTGGAAAATGTCAGGTTTTGATATTGATCAGGTAAAGAGCCTGTTCCCTTCACGCTCAGTAAGCCTTGGTACAATACAATCGGTATATGCCGCTTTTCTTAATAGTCTTAACGACTATATTAATCATACGGAACTCGATTATTACCCAAAAAAGATTGCTTCGCAGAAAGAGCAGCTTTTGGTGCAAGAAGAGTATATTAACAAGTTAAAAGAGCAAATGCCTGTAATACTAGAACAATACAACACCTCCAATAATATATTCAAACGAGATTCAGTACTCTTCTCAAGGGACGTAATTTCAGAAAATGAATATGAGTTGGCAAAGAGCAGTTTTTTACAGAGCAAGCAGTCTTTCATCTCTTTTAATGCTTCATTAAAGCAATCAGACCTTCAACAGATGCAGGGAGAAGAGACTCTGCTTGATTTACAGCAGCAAGCCTCTGAGGTTGAGAGCAGGTTTCGGCTTGCGCTCCACAATGCCACAGAGGCATTAAACGCTCAGATAAGATCATGGGAGCATGACTATCTTATGGTAAGCCCGGTAAACGGATTAGTTAATCATATGGGAGTATGGAGCAGTAACCAGAATGTATCGGCAGGAGAAACAGTATTCACAGTTTTACCTTCGGGACAGGATATACCAAGAGGCAAAGCAATGCTTCCCGTTCAGGGCGCAGGAAAAGTAAGTGAAGGGCAGCGTGTTAATGTAAGGCTCAACAACTTTCCTGATCAGGAGTTTGGCTATCTTATCGGAAATGTTGCAAGTATATCGAGTGTGCCTACTGATGATGGATTATATGTTGTTGAAGTAGGTTTCCCGGAAGGGATGAAAACAAACTATGACAGAACATTGCCAATAACAAGGCAGATGCAGGGCGTAGCGGAAATAATAACAGAAGACCTGCGACTGATTGAGAGGCTCTTTATGCCAGTTAAGAAAATGATTAGAAATCAGAGGGTATGATGGATAATGACTTAGGGTTTTTAGATGGATATACAGACCGTTTGATTGAAGAAGGGAAAAAAACCACGGAAATCGGGTTATGGGATGGTAAGACGGGTATTGCGATATATCTTTTACATATAGCTGAAATTACCGGCAATGAGAAATATAAAGATATAGCATCAGAATTTATTGGTACTGTTCATGAGATGATTTCTATTGAAATCCCATATTATTTTGATAATGGTTTACTGGGAATTGGGTGCGGGTTTGATTATATTATCAGCAATGGTTATGCAGAGGGGAACAGTGATGTAATTTTGTCGGATATAGATCTTTTAGCAAGGAACATAATAGATTCTCGCTGCATTAGCGATTTTAGTTTCGACAAAGGCGTTTGTGGCATTGGTTTCTATCTGTATAATCGGCTAAAAAGCCGCATGGCTGATGATGAAACTATGATTGATTTAAAACTTAAGGAATATATAATTTATCTGATAGATTGGATTGAAGAGTTGATAATGAAAATAACAGATAAACAGGAATATAACGATGCCTACTTTCTTCTTACCCGTTTACAAAAACTGAATATATTCAACTATAA
This window of the Lascolabacillus massiliensis genome carries:
- a CDS encoding lanthionine synthetase LanC family protein — translated: MMDNDLGFLDGYTDRLIEEGKKTTEIGLWDGKTGIAIYLLHIAEITGNEKYKDIASEFIGTVHEMISIEIPYYFDNGLLGIGCGFDYIISNGYAEGNSDVILSDIDLLARNIIDSRCISDFSFDKGVCGIGFYLYNRLKSRMADDETMIDLKLKEYIIYLIDWIEELIMKITDKQEYNDAYFLLTRLQKLNIFNYKVEKLSSICLQKMIDLNCDITDNYDLLGIPSLKILKLWI
- a CDS encoding HlyD family secretion protein, whose amino-acid sequence is MEKEDKKYKPIELRCEEVQEIMNKVSPWILRSGITLLFLIVTMLLIGSWFFKYPDVIQAEITVTSQEPPAGVIARSAGKIDEIYVVNSSEVRKGEPLAVINNPADTDDMLTLLMNMELWKMSGFDIDQVKSLFPSRSVSLGTIQSVYAAFLNSLNDYINHTELDYYPKKIASQKEQLLVQEEYINKLKEQMPVILEQYNTSNNIFKRDSVLFSRDVISENEYELAKSSFLQSKQSFISFNASLKQSDLQQMQGEETLLDLQQQASEVESRFRLALHNATEALNAQIRSWEHDYLMVSPVNGLVNHMGVWSSNQNVSAGETVFTVLPSGQDIPRGKAMLPVQGAGKVSEGQRVNVRLNNFPDQEFGYLIGNVASISSVPTDDGLYVVEVGFPEGMKTNYDRTLPITRQMQGVAEIITEDLRLIERLFMPVKKMIRNQRV